AGTTAGCAGCGGGTTGTTGGTACCATAGTCTTTGGCTTGAACTCATAGTCATCTGTGTCATGAAGTCCTCCTGCACTAGACAGTAGTCGTCTGTCTTAAGTTCTCTACGTATTCTGACATTTGGATTACACGCTGTTCTTTACGTGAAGTCTCCGCGGCAAAAGCCATTAAGTGACTTTGTACAGATACGACGGCAGATGATCGCGAATGGCTGCCCTCACCCGATTGCACCAAGGCTACAAAATCTTTCATAATCCCATCGTCACCACCACCATGGCCTGTGTCGGAGGCAGGAATACGAATCTCCTTCGTAATCCCAGAGGTGAAGTGGGTAACTTGGATCACATTTCGATCCATATCACCATAGATCTCCCCTTTGGTTCCATATAATCGAATAATTCGTTCGCTAAGGTTCGAGAATGCATTCATCACAAATGATGCTGTTACTTGATTCGAAAATTCGAGGTTAACCACTTGATGATCCACAACATCATTATCGCAGTGATATACACATCGGCCGTACGGGCCTTCACGAAGTGCTTTCATGATTCCTTCGGGTGACGTATCATTTGTTAGATAAGAGCGTAAATATTTGCCCTGCCAATCGTTCTTATCAATGAGATAGAATCTTGGCGCATAAAATGCACATTCATCTCTCACAGGGCATCCATCCGTGCAACGTTGAGGAGCACCAACAGGTGCATTTTCTTCTTTAAAATGGCTTAAATAACCAAATGAAGATACCTTTGTACACTCTTCCCCTACAAGCCACGATAAAATATCAAGATCATGACATGATTTCTGAAGAATCATTGGGCTTGATTCGGCTGAATTCCGCCAATTCCCACGTACAAAGCTATGGGCTTGATGCCAGTATCCTACGTTCTCAAGATGCTGAATCGTCATCAAGCTTCCAATCTCGCCACCTTCAAGCAACTTCTTCACATTTACAAAGAAATCGTTGTACCGCAGTACATGACAAACGGCAAAGACTCGGTCATACTTCTTCGCATATTCTCCCATTACATAGCACTCTTCTGGATTATTGGACATGGGCTTCTCTAGTAATACATGATATCCTTTCTCTAGTGCTTTGATCGTCGGTTCAAAGTGCATTTGATCTTGCGTACAGATGAGAATGGCGTCAGCAAGCTTCGGTCCATCCAATAATTGTTGCCAGGTTAGAAACGTGTTCTCTTCACTTAAATTATACAACCCAACAAATTTCTCTCTACGTTCCGCATCCGGTTCAGCCACAGCTACAAATTCGATTTCATCAGGAAAGCGAAGAGCATAAGGTGCGTAAGCAACAGCACCCCGTCCTCCTGCTCCAAGTAAAGCGGCAGTAATTTTCTTGGTCATCGCTAGATCTCCTCCATTTGCAGTAAACTATCCCTTAACAGCACCTGTTGTCATGCCTGAGACGATATATTTCTGCCCGAATATATAAATCAGAAGAACAGGAATTAATGCCATTATGATATACGCACTTACAAGCGAATAGTTATAAGTATATAGCTGTTGGAAATTGAATACCCCCATAGGCATTGTCCACATTGATGCTTTCGGTACAAGAAACAACACATTACCGAAGTCGTTCCAGATCGTCGTAAATGTCAGAACGACATTAGTTGATATGACAGGTGTTAGCAATGGAAAGATAACTCGGAAGAACAACCCAATCGGACGAGTACCATCTACACTTGCTGCTTCATCTAATTCTCGAGGTACGCCATACATAAAGCTGTAATATAGAAGTATGGTAAATGGAATTTGACTCGCAATATCGACCATAATTAATCCGGAATAATTGTTGCCCATATGCAACAATTGAAGCAGCTTGATTGCTGGGATAAAGGAGAATGGCGCAATCATTCCAGCTAATAAAAATTGATAGGTGAATCTTGTAAACTTTGTCTGATGACGCTGCATAATAAAAGCAGAATATGAGCATAAAATCACTGTAGCCGCAGTTACGGTAATAGCGACGAATAGTCCGTTGGATAATCCTCGCCAGATCTGCCCATCAGTAAACGCCGTGATATAATTACTAAAATGAAAGGATGAAGGAAGTGAAAAGTCCATGACTTTCGATTCGGCTTCGTTTTTTACAGAAGTATTTAGAATGAGTAAGAAAGGTACCATATAAATAAGAAATACAATTATCGCAATGATGTACGTGAAGGTTTGCATAAATCTAGATCGAATCGTCATGTTAACTCTTCTCCTTTCTATTCGTAAAGGAGTTTATCGATAACGCAACTATCGTAATAATTATGAACTGTAGTACACTAATTGCTGCAGGATATCCAATGGAACCCGATGACATCGATTTCACGAGATACGTTGACATCACTTCTGTCGCATGTCCAGGACCACCGCCTGTCATCGCATAGATGATATCAAAGGCCTTCAATCCAGATATAACCGATAATAATATACTTAAACTCAGCGTCGGTGAAATACTTGGCAATGTAATACTGAGGAATTTCCGGAAAGAACCCGCACCATCAATCTCTGCACATTCTAGCAAATCTTTAGATACGGTTTGCAGTGCGGCTAAGATCATCATCATCGACCATCCAACGCCTAACCAGATATCTACTCCAATAACCGTATACATAGCATAGGTGAAATCGCCCAACCAATCATGTGTAAGATTAGGTAACCCTACCCACGCCAGAAATGTATTCAAGAAACCATCATAACTTAAAATGTAGTTGAAGATCAGCGCACACATGATGACACCGAACATGATTGGAATGTAAATGAGTGCTCGAAGGAAACTATTTCCCTTGAATTTTCTATTTAGAAGTAGCGCAAGCAACAGACCAATCATAGTTTTTCCCAACGCATCCAGAATTGCGAATTTAAATTGATTCCATATACTTGTCAGAAAGGTAGCACTATCACTGAATAAAGTCTGATAATTCTCAAATCCAACAAAATGAACTCCAGAGGTTTTAATACTCGCGTCTGTTAATGAATAGAATAAGCCTAATACAGCCGGTGATATATAGAACACTGCGAATATTACTAAAATCGGAATGAGAAAATATACAGGGTATGTCTTTTTCTTGTACATATTTTGCATATAGGCTTCCTCCATCCTCCTAAGGTGGAGCTATACCTGATCACAGATCAGATACAGCTCCTCTATTTCTATTAGAGGTTATTCAAAAAGTCCGCTTTTGATCACGAAGCATTCCAAGAAGATGATTCGACATCGAATCTTGAATTCAGCCGAAACTTCCGGTGCTCACGTAGATTCCACTACGCTCCGCTCCTCAGTTTCTACCTTCATCCAATCTTCTCGGTGCTGAAAACCGTACTTTTTGAACTCTCACTATTACTACTAATAATTAGAATCCAGGAATTTTAGCAATTTTCGCATTTTTGACATAGGCATCTTGATGTTTTTGCACGAATTGATCTGCAGTGATTTTACCAGCTAGCAACTCCGCATACGAAGCAACCAAATCATCATATGGCATAGGAATGATATACGCGTCGTCTCCATGTCTTGCAATCTTACCTGTGTTTACGAAATCTTGTACTTCTTTCAACGCTTCTGGCAATTTATCGGATACATCTACATCGGTAAATGGACTAATACCAGGTGCTGCTTCCAAAGCACTTTGTGCTTGTGGTTGATCAACCATGAATCGGAGCAAATCTTTTGCTTCTTCGGCATGTTTGCTTTCCTTAGCAATGAAAACTTGCGTACCACCAGATAACCCAACCGTCTCAGAACCATCTTTGTTCGGTAATGGGAAGAAACCAATTTGGGCCTCAGGATTTACCTTTAGAACCTCTGGAACAAAGAAACCTCCCTGAACAACCATAGCAACTTCACCGTCTGCCAATGCTTTTACTTGTTTATCATACGTACCAGTCAATAAATCTTTGTTGAAATATCCTGCCTTCGACCAATCTTGAACTTGTTGATATTGGAGTACGAAGTCAGGGATGTCTTTCCACTGAAGTTCATTTTTGTTCAATTTATCCCATACTTGAGCATCTGCGCCAATCATCCCTGCAACAGCATTTCGATGCTGGAGCATCGTCCAACCATCTTTTGCCGCGAAATAGAATGGTGTTTTTCCTCCTGATTTGAGAGCCGCAAGATTCTTATTAAGCTCATCCAGCGTTTTCGGAACTGTCAGATTCAAATCTGCGAATACTTTCTTGTTGTAAAATACTCCCCATGTTCCTTGTGCTGCCGGATATGGGAAGGCATAAATTTTGCCGTCCGTGAATTTCAAGCCGGTCAAAGCAACCTCATTCAAGCGGCTCTCGAAGGCTTCGCCGGAGATTTCTAATAGTTGATTCGTTACATCATATTTCTGATATTGACCGAAGAAGATATCAACATCCCCGCCCCCGGACAATTTTGCTTTAACCAAGTTATCATATTGATCATCTTGAATCGCCTGAATATCGACTTTATTTCCTGATTTTTGTTCCCATTGTGAGATCAAGTCTTTAATGTTACCAACAGCAATTTGACTAGCTGCGGCGATATAACTGACTGTTACCGGATCTTTTTTTGTTTCTTCCGGTGCTGGTGCTTCTGTTTTCGTAGGTGTTTGCTCTTCTGCAGGTTTGTTGTTGGTCTTAGAGGACTCGTTCGATGAATTGGATCCACATGCTGCTAATGCGACAACCATAAGGCTCGACATTAAAACAAACCAACTTTTTCTTTGTAAACCTTTCATTTTATTACCCCCTACAATATGATCGATTTCGAAATATAGTATCTCGTAACCGTTAAATAAACAATAATCTAAATATTCATTCAATTAAATGAAGGAATTTGACTGGTTACTTTATACTTTTTTGATCCTAGAAGTTTCAGGATTTTTGTCATGAACGACAAAAGAAAATTCAGGGATCAGTCGAACAGTCGACACATTTCGTAATACCTCCTCCTCAAACTTCGGCTTTTGATCAAAGTAGGCATAGCTATCTTCGTGAAGAGGAAGTATCGTTAATTCTAAAGAAAGATCAAGAATCTCTGGTAACCACTGACTCAGACCAATCTGCCATGTTTGACAATTATAGAAGTTATCTGCAATCAATCGATCATTCCATCTTAATTGTCCCTTATCGCCTTCATAATCAATCTCTAACATGAGATCATGAAGATGATCCTGTAGATCTGCCTCGAGCTGAATGTTCCAAATGGCAGGCTCATCCCGACGAATATGATTGCAATTTTCAAGAACATTATCCTCTGAATTCGTAACAGCAACCGCATAATCCCAACTTGAATGATCAAAATCAACATTATTCCAAGAATCTATTTCCCTATTATTAATTTGCCATGTGGAGTCTGTTGAAATATGAAAACGATCGCTATTCATGCTTTCAATCTCTAATCTACCGATCCAGCCCGAATTCCCTTTCCCTCTATACCGCACGGCAATAACATTATTCCCTTCTTGTACATAGGGTCTAACATTTACACTTAGCTTCTCGCCGGAGCATGAACTGGAGTACACTTTGACTCCATTTACCCAGATCGTGATGCTTCCTTCCAGACAGAAGGATAGAAAGGCACTTTTAATCGGGCTGCCAGACTCGTAATCAAAAGTTTTACGCATATGCACATAGTTTCTATGTTGATCCTGCGCTACAAGCAAACCTGTGATTGGCTGAGCATCGCGGAAAGAGCTTACTTGTTGAAAAGTTACTTTGTTATAGCCTTTCGGAATTTCATACGAATAACAACTAAAGACACCTTGAGCCTTAGCATCCAATAGAGTTTCCCCAATATATACTTCGTGGCTCATAACAGGATAAACTTTGATATCCATTGCTGGGCTTTCCTTACTCATGACCTTAATTTGATCTTGATCGAAGGTAATATCTGCTGATGAGATCACGATATGCTCGCTACCCCATGCAACCCCTTTAAAGCAATGACGGGACTGATAGGCGGTCAATGTAATTATGTTTACTCGAGTGCCATTATAGAGAACTAGTGAAATTATACTATCCAGACCTGGACGATCAACAGTAAAGGTTAATCCTTCCTCTGCATGCACAACGGATTCATTCGGTGCACTATAAATCGCAATCTTATCAGGCTCAATTACATAAGTTGCCGCTCCATGACCTTCACCACCGAAGAAGATATAGGTAGTCTCCTTCTCACTAACATCGAGCTTGCATAATAGCTCAGCTGTAGCACATTTCAGGAGCACACCATGCAGATCGATATTAAACGGCCAAATTCGATATTCTCCATTGTTCAGATCAAATGCTGGATAAGAAATCGTCTCATCCTGAAGCCTTATGTGGAGAGAAACATCTTCTTGATCTGCTAAGGTTAGATGCCGCTGATAATTATTCAGGAACACATATCCCGAATGGCCATTCGAACGAACACAATATCTTAACGTATCGGTATCACCTGGGCTGCTCGGCTGAGCTTCTGGCAAATAGGATGGCATTGTCGCCAGTTCTCCACCGAAATCTTGAATAAAGAGATGCAGACGTTTTAAGAGTTGATATGATTCTCTAACCTTGCCATATTCACTAAGTGGGGCTAGAAAATCATATGAAACCGTGGGAATATCGTTCGGATATCCACTATCTCTAGTCTCATTAAATGTTGTTAATTTCCCAATCGGATGAGACCCGCCGTGGAACATATAATATCCAAGTAGATTGTTACCATTCCCAAGCTTACATAATGAGATTGCGCCAATATCATCCCCCTCAATGACTAGTCTTCTATGATCCGACATTTGATTACCACCACCAAGCTCACAAGTTGCATAGGGATAACGTGAAATATCATAAGAATCTACGCTTTTCCCAGATGGAGCCGACTCATAGAGATATTCCGGCAATATTTGAGCATCATTGCGTGTATGGTAGAAGCAATAATGCATACCTAGAGAAGGCTCTCGTGTATTTTGATCCCAAGGATGAGCAGGATACCCTCCGAACATTGGAATGACCTCATCTTGAGGAATTTCTGCATTGCCTTCGCCTCCCCAGCCCGTAACGGTATAGATGGGTGCCGACATCCCTTCTTCAGCTGCCATTTTCTTCAGTGTTCGAAGATGCTCCCCATCATGAGTTAACTCATTATCCAGTTGAATACCTACAATCGGTCCACCATCCTTGAACCATAAACCTTTCGTTTGCATAGCAAGCTGTTGATAGAATCGTCTAGCATAGTATAGATATTCAGGATCATTCGAACGTTTCTTACATTCCTTCTTCATTAACCAATCCGGAAAACCACCATTGCGAGCTTCGCCATGTGCCCATGGTCCAATGCGTAGAAATACATAAACACCTTTTTCCCTACAGATCTCAACAAACTGGCGAATATTATTGTTACCTGTCCAATCAAATTGACCTTCAATTTCTTCAATATGATTCCAGAACATATAGGATGCGATAATATCAATCTGACAAGCCTTCATTTTTAGAATCGCTTCTTCCCAATGCGCAGCAGAATATCTGGAATAATGAATTTCTCCCATAACCGGAAGCCATGGCTTATTTCCTTTTGTAAAATATAAGCTGTTGACATTGATTTCAAGCCCATCAGGATTTACCTCTCCCATATGCAAGTGACCCTGTAGTATCTTGGTTTCTTGAGTTGGGATCGAAATTTCATATTTATTAGCCATATTAACACCTCTCCACAGATCATAATTTAGGAG
This window of the Paenibacillus sp. FSL R10-2734 genome carries:
- a CDS encoding Gfo/Idh/MocA family oxidoreductase produces the protein MTKKITAALLGAGGRGAVAYAPYALRFPDEIEFVAVAEPDAERREKFVGLYNLSEENTFLTWQQLLDGPKLADAILICTQDQMHFEPTIKALEKGYHVLLEKPMSNNPEECYVMGEYAKKYDRVFAVCHVLRYNDFFVNVKKLLEGGEIGSLMTIQHLENVGYWHQAHSFVRGNWRNSAESSPMILQKSCHDLDILSWLVGEECTKVSSFGYLSHFKEENAPVGAPQRCTDGCPVRDECAFYAPRFYLIDKNDWQGKYLRSYLTNDTSPEGIMKALREGPYGRCVYHCDNDVVDHQVVNLEFSNQVTASFVMNAFSNLSERIIRLYGTKGEIYGDMDRNVIQVTHFTSGITKEIRIPASDTGHGGGDDGIMKDFVALVQSGEGSHSRSSAVVSVQSHLMAFAAETSRKEQRVIQMSEYVENLRQTTTV
- a CDS encoding carbohydrate ABC transporter permease is translated as MTIRSRFMQTFTYIIAIIVFLIYMVPFLLILNTSVKNEAESKVMDFSLPSSFHFSNYITAFTDGQIWRGLSNGLFVAITVTAATVILCSYSAFIMQRHQTKFTRFTYQFLLAGMIAPFSFIPAIKLLQLLHMGNNYSGLIMVDIASQIPFTILLYYSFMYGVPRELDEAASVDGTRPIGLFFRVIFPLLTPVISTNVVLTFTTIWNDFGNVLFLVPKASMWTMPMGVFNFQQLYTYNYSLVSAYIIMALIPVLLIYIFGQKYIVSGMTTGAVKG
- a CDS encoding sugar ABC transporter permease; this encodes MQNMYKKKTYPVYFLIPILVIFAVFYISPAVLGLFYSLTDASIKTSGVHFVGFENYQTLFSDSATFLTSIWNQFKFAILDALGKTMIGLLLALLLNRKFKGNSFLRALIYIPIMFGVIMCALIFNYILSYDGFLNTFLAWVGLPNLTHDWLGDFTYAMYTVIGVDIWLGVGWSMMMILAALQTVSKDLLECAEIDGAGSFRKFLSITLPSISPTLSLSILLSVISGLKAFDIIYAMTGGGPGHATEVMSTYLVKSMSSGSIGYPAAISVLQFIIITIVALSINSFTNRKEKS
- a CDS encoding extracellular solute-binding protein — protein: MKGLQRKSWFVLMSSLMVVALAACGSNSSNESSKTNNKPAEEQTPTKTEAPAPEETKKDPVTVSYIAAASQIAVGNIKDLISQWEQKSGNKVDIQAIQDDQYDNLVKAKLSGGGDVDIFFGQYQKYDVTNQLLEISGEAFESRLNEVALTGLKFTDGKIYAFPYPAAQGTWGVFYNKKVFADLNLTVPKTLDELNKNLAALKSGGKTPFYFAAKDGWTMLQHRNAVAGMIGADAQVWDKLNKNELQWKDIPDFVLQYQQVQDWSKAGYFNKDLLTGTYDKQVKALADGEVAMVVQGGFFVPEVLKVNPEAQIGFFPLPNKDGSETVGLSGGTQVFIAKESKHAEEAKDLLRFMVDQPQAQSALEAAPGISPFTDVDVSDKLPEALKEVQDFVNTGKIARHGDDAYIIPMPYDDLVASYAELLAGKITADQFVQKHQDAYVKNAKIAKIPGF
- a CDS encoding beta-galactosidase; this translates as MANKYEISIPTQETKILQGHLHMGEVNPDGLEINVNSLYFTKGNKPWLPVMGEIHYSRYSAAHWEEAILKMKACQIDIIASYMFWNHIEEIEGQFDWTGNNNIRQFVEICREKGVYVFLRIGPWAHGEARNGGFPDWLMKKECKKRSNDPEYLYYARRFYQQLAMQTKGLWFKDGGPIVGIQLDNELTHDGEHLRTLKKMAAEEGMSAPIYTVTGWGGEGNAEIPQDEVIPMFGGYPAHPWDQNTREPSLGMHYCFYHTRNDAQILPEYLYESAPSGKSVDSYDISRYPYATCELGGGNQMSDHRRLVIEGDDIGAISLCKLGNGNNLLGYYMFHGGSHPIGKLTTFNETRDSGYPNDIPTVSYDFLAPLSEYGKVRESYQLLKRLHLFIQDFGGELATMPSYLPEAQPSSPGDTDTLRYCVRSNGHSGYVFLNNYQRHLTLADQEDVSLHIRLQDETISYPAFDLNNGEYRIWPFNIDLHGVLLKCATAELLCKLDVSEKETTYIFFGGEGHGAATYVIEPDKIAIYSAPNESVVHAEEGLTFTVDRPGLDSIISLVLYNGTRVNIITLTAYQSRHCFKGVAWGSEHIVISSADITFDQDQIKVMSKESPAMDIKVYPVMSHEVYIGETLLDAKAQGVFSCYSYEIPKGYNKVTFQQVSSFRDAQPITGLLVAQDQHRNYVHMRKTFDYESGSPIKSAFLSFCLEGSITIWVNGVKVYSSSCSGEKLSVNVRPYVQEGNNVIAVRYRGKGNSGWIGRLEIESMNSDRFHISTDSTWQINNREIDSWNNVDFDHSSWDYAVAVTNSEDNVLENCNHIRRDEPAIWNIQLEADLQDHLHDLMLEIDYEGDKGQLRWNDRLIADNFYNCQTWQIGLSQWLPEILDLSLELTILPLHEDSYAYFDQKPKFEEEVLRNVSTVRLIPEFSFVVHDKNPETSRIKKV